Part of the Caballeronia sp. SL2Y3 genome is shown below.
TTTCATCAACAAGCAGATCGTCGATGCGGCGCGCGAGCATGGCGTCGTCGTGCGGCTGAAGGGCGGCGATCCGATGCTGTTCGGTCGCGCCGACGAAGAGATGCGCGCGCTGGAAGCGGCGGGCATCGAATACGAAGTGGTGCCGGGCATCACGGCGGCGCTCGCGAGCGCGGCGACGCTGCGTCGCTCGCTGACGTTGCGCGGCGTATCGCGCAGTGTCGCGCTCGCGACGCACAGCCGTGCCGCCGACAGCGAGGACATCCGCGAGCAGGCGAAGGCCGATTCGCTCGTGTTCTACATGGGCCGTGACAGCGCGGCGGATATCGCGCAACAGTTGATCGACGCGGGGCGGCCGGGTTCGACGCCGGTGGCGATCGTGGAGGCGTGCAGCACGCCGCGCGAACGCACGCTCACGCTGACGCTCGCGCGAATGGCGCTCGGCGAGGCGCAGGCGTGGCTGGACCCATCGCAGCCGAGTCTGCTGATGATCGGCGAGGCGTTCAGGGAAAGGGCGTCGGCGGGGAAGGCGAAGGTGCAGCTTAAGGGGATGCAGGCGGCGGCTTGATTTTCAGCCTCCCGGAAGACCAAAGCGCATCGGAGACGATGCGCTTTTTTCATTGCGCGTGCGTTAAGCGTCCGTTTGCCGCACGCAGTACGCGGCCACCGCATCCAGCACCGCATCGTCCTCGCCCACCGCCGTCGCGCAGTGGATGACCACATCCGGATGCGCCTCCCGGCATTTCGCGACGACTTCTGGCAAATCCCGCCGCACATGTCCGCCTTGCCCGAAGAACACCGGAACGACGGTGATCGCGTCACAGCCGCCCGCAGCTTGCGCGGCTACCGCTGCGGGCAAATCCGGCGTCATCAGTTCGAGAAACGCGAGCGACACCGGTTCGCCCCGCAAAGCCCGCAGCTTCGCGGCGAGCCGTTCGAACGGCTCGGCCCAGCGCGGATCGCGTGCGCCGTGTCCGAAAAGGATGATGCCGTGAGTGCTCATCGCGTTGTCCTCCGTTCACACGGCCGTCAGTGCCGCTCGACCCATTTGAGACCCAGCAAGCCGATTGCCAGGTAAGCCAGCGCGGGCGCTGCCGCCGTGATCGGCGCGGGCCATGTGTTCAACGTGCCGATGTGCGAGAAAAGCGTATTGAACAACTGGAAGCTCATGCCGATCATGATGCCGCCGAACACCTTCACGCCCACCACGCCCGCGCGCGTATGCAGATACGCGAACGGCAGCGACAGCACCAGCATCACGAATACCGCGAACGGATACAGAATCTTGCGCCAGAACGCGATCTGATACCGCTGCGTGTCCTGATGATTCTCCGTCAAGTGCTGGATATAGCGGAACAGATTGAACATCGACATGCGATCCGGCGACACCAGCAGCACCGAAAGAATCTGAGGCGTCAGCTCCGAGCGCAACGAGAACTGCGGCAGCGTCGTCTCTTTCGCGCGATACACGGGGTTGAGCGCATCGGCGGTGGTCGCGGTCTGCGGTTGCGCATCGACCAGTTGCGTCTCCGTCACGCCCGTCAGCTTCCAGTGGCCCGGCGGCTGGTACACGCCGCTTTGCGCGATTCGCACGCTCGAGAGCCGGAACTTCGAATCGAATTCGTAGATGCGCACGTTGGCGATCGTCGTATCCGGGTTCAGCGTGCCGACATTGACGAAGCGCGTGACCTGTTCGCCGTTTTCCTTCGCGGAGAGCGTGTCCTTCACCCACACGCCCGACTCGAAATTCGACGACACCGACGAGCCCAGCGCCTCCAGCCGCACGCGCTCGGACAACTGATCGGCATACGGCCCGACCACTTCGCCGATGATGTACGTCACCAGCACGAGCGGCACGCCGATCTTCAAAAGCGAGCGCAGCGCCGCGCCGGTCGAGAGCCCGGAGACGCGAAAGATGGTGAACTCGGATGCCGCCGCCATCTGCGCAAACACGTAGATGGCGGAAATGAGCGCGGCGACCGGAATGATTTCGTAGAAGCGCGAAGGCGTCTGCAAGGCCACGCGCAGCACCGCGAGCGTGAACTTGTAGTTGCCGTGCCCGACCGTGTTCAGTTCGTTGATCAGGTCGAAGAAGAAGAACAGGCCCGAGAACGCGAACAGAATAAAGATGAACGCGAGATAAATCTGGCGCGCGAAGTATCGTTCGTAGATGCGCATGGGCTCAGGCTCCCTTCGAGCGCGTGAAGCTCGCTCGCGTGAAGAGCGGCCGGTTGCGCACGCGCAGCCAGAAGATGAACGCGACGAGCGCGAGCACCAGCACATGCAGTCCGACGATGCCGACGCCGAACGAGAGCTTGCCCTGTTCGATCCACGACTGCACCACGTTCAGCAGGTTCGAGTACGTGAGATAGATCAGCACGGCCATCACGAGATTGATGGTCCGGCTGCGGCGCGGGTTCTGATAAGAAAGCGGAATGGCAAGCAGCATCAGATTGATGGCGATGAGCGGCAACCCCATGCGCCAGGCGAATTCCGCGAGGTTTTCCTTGGTCGGATTGGCGAGCAGATTGGGCGTGGAGATGCCGGTCGTGGTCGGCGTATTGACCACCTGATGGCTCATGATCTTCACGCCATATCGCGCGAACTCCATGATGCGGAAGTTCGGCTGGCCGGGCGTGCCGTCGTAGCGCCGCCCGTCTTCCAGCACGATGAAGCGGTCGCCGTCCGCGCGCGTTTCCGTGTGGCCGTTCTTCGACACGATCACGTTGACCTTGCCGCCCTCGGTGCTCGTGACGAACACGTTTTCCACGTGCCCCTGATCCGGCGACATCTTCTCGATGAAGAACACGCGGTGGCTCGACGGCGATTCGCGGAACTGGCCGGGCGCAAGCAGCGACACTTCATCGCGCTGCTGAAAACGCGCCTTGATGAGCTTGCTTTGCTGGTTCGACCACGGCCAGCCGATGAACGCGAAGAAGATGATGAGAATGATGATCGGCGTGGAGAACACGGCGATCGGCTTGATGAGCTGCGTCTGGCTCACGCCCGAGGCGAGCCACACCACCATCTCCGAATCGCGATACCAGCGCGTGAGCACGAAGAGAATCGAGACGAAGAGCGTCACGATCAGCATGACGGCGAGATAGCCGATGACGGTGAGGCCGATCAGCACGACGACATCGCGCGGGTCGACCTGACCTTGCGCCGCGAAGCCGACGATGCGGATCATCATCGTCGTGAGCATGATCGTGAGCAGCACCATGAATACGGCGCCGGCCGTATACGCGAGTTCGCGCTGCAGGGAGCGTTCGAAGATCATTGATTTCTGCTTGAGGCCGGCGGCGATGCGGCTACGCGTTGACTGACCCGGGAAACGCAGCTTCGTTCCCCGGCGCCGCGAGCCTGTGACCGCCGCGGTAAAAATAGCGGATAATTGCGGCTTTCATCCTTCAGCCTGGATTTTACCGAGGATAAGCGCGATGGACTTTAGCATAAAAGCCTGTGATTGGAGCAAAGGCGAGTCAAATGGTTTCCTGACCGGAAAGGCCGATGTCGTGGTGCTCGGCGTCTTCGAAGCACAGACGCTCTCGGGCGCGGCCCTCGCCTTGGATCTCGCGACGAAGGGCTTGATTTCGCGCATCGTGAAGGCAGGCGACATGAACGGCCGCGCGGGCACCACGCTGCTCGTGCCGGAAGTCACGGGCATCGGCGCGGCGCGCGTGCTGCTCGTCGGCCTCGGCAAGCAGGACGCCTTCAATCAGAAAGCGTATGGCGAAGCCGTGCGCGCGGCGTGGCGCGTCATTCTCGGCACGAAGATCGCGCAAGTCACGTTCACGCTCGCGCAACTGCCCATTCAAGAGCGCAGCGGCGACTGGGCGGTGCGCGCGGCCATCCTCGCGCTGCGCGAGCTGACCTACAAGTTCACGCAGATGAAGAGCAAGCCCGAAAACGGCGCGCGCTCGCTGAAAAAGGTCGTCTTCAGCATCGACCCGGCGGACGAGAAAGCCGGCCGCACGGCGATCAAGCAGAGCGTCGCGATTGCGAACGGCATGGATCTGACGCGCGATCTCGGCAATCTGCCGCCGAACGTGTGCACGCCGACCTATCTCGGCCAGACCGCGAAGCAGCTCGGCCGCGACTGGAAGCTGAAAGTAGACGTGCTCGGCCTCAAGCAGATCGAGGCGCTCAACATGGGCTCGTTCCTTTCCGTGGCGAAGGGTTCGGTGCAGCCGCCGCAGTTCATCGTCATGCAGTACCAGGGCGCGGGCGCGGCTTCGGGCGAATCGGGCAAGGGCAAGAACAAGAACGCGCCGATCGTGCTCGTGGGCAAGGGCATCACGTTCGATTCGGGCGGCATCTCGATCAAGCCCGGCGAGGCGATGGACGAGATGAAGTACGACATGTGCGGCGCGGGCTCGGTGTTCGGCACCCTGCGCGCGGTCGCGGAAATGGGCCTGAAGCTGAACGTGATCGGCATTGTGCCGACGTGCGAGAACATGCCTGCGGGCAACGCGCTGAAACCGGGCGACATCGTGACCGCGATGAACGGCACGACCATCGAAGTGCTGAACACGGACGCCGAAGGCCGCCTCATTCTGTGCGACGCGCTCACTTACGCGGAGCGCTTCAAGCCGGCTGCGGTCGTCGACATCGCCACGCTGACCGGCGCGTGCATCATCGCGCTCGGCCATCACAACACGGGCCTGTTCTCGAAAGACGACGCGCTCGCGGGCGAACTGCTCGACGCATCGCGCGAGGCGGTCGATCCGGCGTGGCGTCTGCCGCTCGACGAGGAGTATCAGGATCAGCTCAAGTCGAATTTCGCGGATGTCGCGAACATCGGCGGGCGTCCGGCGGGCAGCGTGACGGCGGCGTGCTTCCTGTCGCGCTTCGCGCAGAACTATCCGTGGGCGCATCTCGATATCGCCGGGACCGCGTGGAAGAGCGGGGCGGCGAAAGGCGCGACGGGCCGTCCGGTGCCGCTCCTCTCGCAGTTCCTGATCGACCGCGCGGGGCAGTGATCGCGCCATGACGCGCATCGACTTTCACACGAACGTCGGCGATCCGCTTGCCTATGCCTGCCGCCTCGCGCGCAAGGCGTATGCGAGCGGGCGCTCGCTCGTCGTGCTCGCGGAACCTGCGCGCCTCGCCGCGTTCGACGAACAGTTGTGGACCTTCGCGCCGCTCGAGTTCGTGCCGCACTGCATGGCGAAGAGCGCGCTCGCGCAGGAAACGCCGGTGGTGCTCGCCGCCGACC
Proteins encoded:
- the cobA gene encoding uroporphyrinogen-III C-methyltransferase encodes the protein MGKVYLIGAGPGAADLITVRGMRLLEQADVVLHDALIEPAMLDYAPNAKRIAVGKRCGQRSTAQHFINKQIVDAAREHGVVVRLKGGDPMLFGRADEEMRALEAAGIEYEVVPGITAALASAATLRRSLTLRGVSRSVALATHSRAADSEDIREQAKADSLVFYMGRDSAADIAQQLIDAGRPGSTPVAIVEACSTPRERTLTLTLARMALGEAQAWLDPSQPSLLMIGEAFRERASAGKAKVQLKGMQAAA
- a CDS encoding sirohydrochlorin chelatase, whose translation is MSTHGIILFGHGARDPRWAEPFERLAAKLRALRGEPVSLAFLELMTPDLPAAVAAQAAGGCDAITVVPVFFGQGGHVRRDLPEVVAKCREAHPDVVIHCATAVGEDDAVLDAVAAYCVRQTDA
- the lptG gene encoding LPS export ABC transporter permease LptG; translation: MRIYERYFARQIYLAFIFILFAFSGLFFFFDLINELNTVGHGNYKFTLAVLRVALQTPSRFYEIIPVAALISAIYVFAQMAAASEFTIFRVSGLSTGAALRSLLKIGVPLVLVTYIIGEVVGPYADQLSERVRLEALGSSVSSNFESGVWVKDTLSAKENGEQVTRFVNVGTLNPDTTIANVRIYEFDSKFRLSSVRIAQSGVYQPPGHWKLTGVTETQLVDAQPQTATTADALNPVYRAKETTLPQFSLRSELTPQILSVLLVSPDRMSMFNLFRYIQHLTENHQDTQRYQIAFWRKILYPFAVFVMLVLSLPFAYLHTRAGVVGVKVFGGIMIGMSFQLFNTLFSHIGTLNTWPAPITAAAPALAYLAIGLLGLKWVERH
- the lptF gene encoding LPS export ABC transporter permease LptF is translated as MIFERSLQRELAYTAGAVFMVLLTIMLTTMMIRIVGFAAQGQVDPRDVVVLIGLTVIGYLAVMLIVTLFVSILFVLTRWYRDSEMVVWLASGVSQTQLIKPIAVFSTPIIILIIFFAFIGWPWSNQQSKLIKARFQQRDEVSLLAPGQFRESPSSHRVFFIEKMSPDQGHVENVFVTSTEGGKVNVIVSKNGHTETRADGDRFIVLEDGRRYDGTPGQPNFRIMEFARYGVKIMSHQVVNTPTTTGISTPNLLANPTKENLAEFAWRMGLPLIAINLMLLAIPLSYQNPRRSRTINLVMAVLIYLTYSNLLNVVQSWIEQGKLSFGVGIVGLHVLVLALVAFIFWLRVRNRPLFTRASFTRSKGA
- a CDS encoding leucyl aminopeptidase, with the translated sequence MDFSIKACDWSKGESNGFLTGKADVVVLGVFEAQTLSGAALALDLATKGLISRIVKAGDMNGRAGTTLLVPEVTGIGAARVLLVGLGKQDAFNQKAYGEAVRAAWRVILGTKIAQVTFTLAQLPIQERSGDWAVRAAILALRELTYKFTQMKSKPENGARSLKKVVFSIDPADEKAGRTAIKQSVAIANGMDLTRDLGNLPPNVCTPTYLGQTAKQLGRDWKLKVDVLGLKQIEALNMGSFLSVAKGSVQPPQFIVMQYQGAGAASGESGKGKNKNAPIVLVGKGITFDSGGISIKPGEAMDEMKYDMCGAGSVFGTLRAVAEMGLKLNVIGIVPTCENMPAGNALKPGDIVTAMNGTTIEVLNTDAEGRLILCDALTYAERFKPAAVVDIATLTGACIIALGHHNTGLFSKDDALAGELLDASREAVDPAWRLPLDEEYQDQLKSNFADVANIGGRPAGSVTAACFLSRFAQNYPWAHLDIAGTAWKSGAAKGATGRPVPLLSQFLIDRAGQ
- a CDS encoding DNA polymerase III subunit chi codes for the protein MTRIDFHTNVGDPLAYACRLARKAYASGRSLVVLAEPARLAAFDEQLWTFAPLEFVPHCMAKSALAQETPVVLAADLDDVPHHQVLVNLGAPVPAQFARFERLVEIIGDDADELAAGRERFRFYRDRGYAIETHKQGG